From a region of the Haloferax volcanii DS2 genome:
- a CDS encoding CDC48 family AAA ATPase, with the protein MNEVQLEVAKAYPNDSGRGIARLDPDTLLHLKLSPGDIIEIEGGKTTAAKVWRADRQDWNTDTVRIDGFTRQNADVGIGERVTIRKAEATKADKLVLAPPEEASVQFGSDAAGMVKRQILKRPVVERDIVPVMSSTNHPFMRSPGQAIPLIAVETKPEGVVLVTEDTDVELREEPISGFEKAGGGITYEDIGGLTNEIQRVREMVELPMKHPQIFKKLGIEPPQGVLLHGPPGTGKTLLARAVANETSASFFSIAGPEIISKYYGESEQQLREIFEDAKEESPSIIFIDELDSIAPKREDVTGEVERRVVAQLLTMMDGLEARGQVIVIAATNRVDSVDPALRRPGRFDREIEIGVPDEEGRKEILQIHTRGMPLSDDVDLDDLADDTHGFVGADIEALTKEAAMKALRRYLPEIDLDREDIPPSLIDRMVVKNDDFGGALGEVEPSAMREVLVEIPKVTWNDVGGLEGPKQKVQESVEWPLTTPEKFQRMGIEAPKGVLLYGPPGTGKTLIAKAVANETNANFISVRGPQLLSKWVGESEKAIRQTFRKARQVSPTIIFFDELDALAPARGNDMGNNVSERVVNQLLTELDGLEDAGNVMVIAATNRPDMIDPALIRSGRFDRLVLIGQPEEEGREQILDIHTQQSPLAPDVSLREIAEITDGYVGSDLESICREAAIEALREDSDAEEIEMRHFRKAMESVRPTITEELMRYYEDIQDQFKGGSREGLSPDTRDGGRIGFQ; encoded by the coding sequence ATGAACGAAGTCCAACTCGAAGTGGCGAAAGCGTACCCGAACGACTCGGGGCGCGGTATCGCCCGTCTTGATCCGGACACCTTGCTCCATCTCAAGCTCTCGCCGGGAGACATCATCGAGATCGAGGGAGGAAAAACGACCGCCGCGAAGGTGTGGCGGGCAGACCGGCAGGACTGGAACACGGATACGGTCCGCATCGACGGGTTCACGCGGCAGAACGCCGACGTGGGCATCGGTGAACGGGTCACTATCCGCAAAGCAGAGGCTACGAAGGCCGACAAACTCGTGCTCGCGCCGCCGGAGGAGGCGAGCGTGCAGTTCGGGTCCGACGCGGCCGGCATGGTCAAACGGCAGATTCTCAAGCGACCCGTGGTCGAACGTGACATCGTCCCGGTGATGTCGAGTACGAACCATCCGTTTATGCGGTCGCCCGGACAGGCGATTCCGCTCATCGCCGTCGAGACGAAACCCGAGGGCGTCGTCCTCGTCACCGAGGACACTGATGTCGAACTCCGCGAGGAGCCCATCTCCGGCTTCGAGAAGGCCGGCGGCGGCATCACCTACGAAGACATCGGCGGGCTGACCAACGAGATTCAGCGCGTCCGCGAGATGGTCGAACTGCCGATGAAGCACCCCCAGATATTCAAGAAACTGGGCATCGAGCCCCCGCAGGGGGTGTTGCTCCACGGCCCGCCGGGCACCGGGAAGACGCTTCTCGCCCGCGCGGTCGCCAACGAGACTTCGGCGAGTTTCTTCTCTATCGCGGGGCCGGAGATCATCTCGAAGTACTACGGCGAGTCAGAACAGCAGCTCCGCGAGATATTCGAGGACGCCAAAGAGGAGTCGCCGAGCATCATCTTCATCGACGAGCTCGATTCCATCGCGCCCAAGCGCGAGGACGTGACCGGCGAGGTCGAACGCCGGGTCGTCGCCCAGCTGCTGACGATGATGGACGGGCTCGAAGCCCGCGGACAGGTCATCGTCATCGCGGCGACGAACCGCGTCGACTCGGTCGACCCCGCGCTCCGACGCCCCGGTCGCTTCGACCGCGAAATCGAAATCGGCGTTCCGGACGAGGAGGGTCGCAAGGAAATCCTCCAGATTCACACCCGCGGGATGCCGCTTTCGGACGACGTGGACCTCGACGACCTCGCCGACGACACCCACGGCTTCGTCGGCGCGGACATCGAGGCGCTGACCAAGGAGGCCGCGATGAAGGCGCTGCGGCGCTACCTCCCCGAAATCGACCTCGACAGGGAGGACATCCCCCCGAGTCTCATCGACCGCATGGTCGTCAAGAACGACGACTTCGGCGGCGCGCTCGGCGAGGTCGAACCCTCGGCGATGCGCGAGGTGCTCGTCGAGATTCCGAAGGTGACGTGGAACGACGTGGGCGGGCTCGAAGGGCCCAAACAGAAGGTCCAAGAGAGCGTCGAGTGGCCGCTGACGACCCCCGAGAAGTTCCAGCGGATGGGTATCGAGGCTCCGAAAGGCGTGCTCCTCTACGGGCCGCCCGGCACGGGCAAGACCCTGATAGCGAAGGCCGTCGCCAACGAGACGAACGCGAACTTCATCTCGGTGCGCGGCCCGCAGCTGCTGTCGAAGTGGGTCGGTGAGTCGGAGAAGGCGATTCGGCAGACGTTCCGCAAGGCGCGGCAGGTCTCCCCGACCATCATCTTCTTCGACGAGCTCGACGCGCTCGCCCCGGCCCGCGGCAACGACATGGGCAACAACGTCTCCGAGCGCGTCGTCAACCAGCTCCTGACGGAGTTAGACGGCCTCGAAGACGCGGGCAACGTCATGGTCATCGCGGCGACCAACCGCCCGGACATGATCGACCCCGCGCTCATCCGCTCGGGCCGGTTCGACCGCCTCGTGCTCATCGGCCAGCCCGAAGAGGAGGGCCGCGAGCAGATTCTCGACATCCACACGCAGCAGAGTCCGCTCGCGCCGGACGTGAGCCTCCGCGAAATCGCGGAGATAACCGACGGCTACGTGGGCTCCGACCTCGAATCCATCTGCCGCGAGGCGGCCATCGAGGCGCTCCGCGAGGACTCCGACGCCGAAGAGATAGAGATGCGCCACTTCCGCAAGGCGATGGAGTCGGTCCGCCCGACCATCACCGAGGAACTGATGCGCTACTACGAGGACATCCAAGACCAGTTCAAAGGCGGCTCCCGCGAGGGCCTGTCGCCCGACACCCGCGACGGCGGCCGCATCGGCTTCCAGTAA
- the larC gene encoding nickel pincer cofactor biosynthesis protein LarC has product MRLLAFDGRMGASGDMLLGALVAAGADPSVLSPVEDALDVTYRVHEVDKNGILATKVDVLLAEADGGDPRGEGHGDDHRRLRADGDDGADSDDGGDRDDAEHSHQHQYHHHDHAHDEEQTHHDGDDSHGYSQGHDHSHPHSHDDHKHHHSHDDHTHAEGHGPHRTYPEVVDLVESMNLPPGVVADATAIFRVLGEAEAEVHGTDLDETHFHEVGADDAVADVVGVCLLLDDLGVDRVVTGPVAVGGGETEMSHGTYPVPAPAVVNITAAADWSVRGGPVEAELLTPTGAAILAHLAEGVETLPSMSVESSGYGAGGWEFPDHPNVLRAVVGDGGSRLVRDEITVLETNLDDAPPEVLGGLQATLKDAGARDVTIVPTTMKKSRPGHLVKVVVKPEDAERVAYRLAVETGTLGIREHGAGHRWTARREFETATLDIDGDDYEVSVKVASDADGVVYDRSAEYDDALTVANETGVPVREIMRRAVDAVASEAGGT; this is encoded by the coding sequence ATGCGACTCCTCGCGTTCGACGGCCGGATGGGTGCCAGCGGCGATATGCTCCTCGGCGCGCTCGTCGCCGCCGGCGCTGACCCGTCGGTCCTCTCGCCCGTCGAAGACGCCCTCGACGTGACCTACCGCGTCCACGAGGTCGACAAAAACGGTATCCTCGCGACCAAGGTGGACGTGCTCCTCGCGGAGGCCGACGGGGGCGACCCCCGCGGCGAGGGTCACGGCGACGACCACCGACGCCTGCGCGCCGACGGCGACGACGGAGCAGACTCCGACGACGGTGGCGACCGCGACGACGCCGAACACAGCCATCAGCACCAGTACCACCACCACGACCACGCTCACGACGAGGAGCAGACTCACCACGACGGCGACGACAGCCACGGATATTCGCAGGGCCACGACCACAGTCACCCGCATTCTCACGACGACCACAAACACCACCACTCCCACGACGACCACACCCACGCCGAGGGTCACGGCCCGCACCGGACCTACCCCGAGGTCGTCGACCTCGTCGAATCGATGAATCTCCCGCCGGGCGTCGTCGCGGACGCGACGGCCATCTTCCGCGTGCTCGGCGAGGCCGAGGCCGAGGTCCACGGCACGGACCTCGACGAGACCCATTTCCACGAGGTCGGCGCGGACGACGCCGTCGCCGACGTGGTCGGGGTCTGTCTCCTCCTCGACGACCTCGGCGTCGACCGCGTCGTCACCGGCCCGGTCGCCGTCGGCGGCGGCGAGACCGAGATGAGCCACGGAACCTACCCGGTCCCCGCGCCCGCCGTGGTCAACATCACCGCGGCGGCCGACTGGTCGGTCCGCGGCGGCCCCGTCGAGGCCGAACTGCTCACCCCCACGGGCGCGGCCATCCTCGCGCACCTCGCCGAGGGCGTCGAGACGCTCCCGTCGATGTCGGTCGAGTCGTCGGGCTACGGGGCCGGCGGCTGGGAGTTCCCCGACCACCCGAACGTCCTCCGCGCGGTCGTCGGCGACGGCGGCTCGCGGCTCGTCCGCGACGAGATTACCGTCCTCGAAACGAACCTCGACGACGCGCCACCCGAAGTCCTCGGCGGCCTCCAAGCGACCCTGAAAGACGCCGGCGCGCGCGACGTGACCATCGTCCCGACGACGATGAAGAAGTCCCGCCCCGGCCACCTCGTCAAGGTCGTGGTCAAGCCGGAAGACGCCGAGCGCGTCGCGTACCGCCTCGCGGTCGAGACCGGCACGCTCGGCATCCGCGAGCACGGCGCGGGCCACCGCTGGACCGCCCGCCGCGAGTTCGAGACGGCGACGCTCGACATCGACGGCGACGACTACGAGGTGAGCGTGAAGGTCGCCAGCGACGCCGACGGCGTCGTCTACGACCGAAGCGCCGAGTACGACGACGCGCTCACGGTGGCGAACGAGACCGGGGTTCCGGTCCGTGAAATCATGCGCCGCGCCGTCGACGCGGTGGCGTCAGAAGCCGGTGGAACGTAG
- the radB gene encoding DNA repair and recombination protein RadB, with the protein MTESVSTGCDALDDLLDGGFERGTVTQVYGPSAAGKTNVALSAAVRVAAAGGTVVYIDTEGLSVDRFQQLAEAVAPEDVESVTSRLMISEAYDFEDQEQAVRDAEEFAASADLIVLDSATGFYRLERTAEGDGGEALRRVARQVTHLLSLARKHDLAVVLTNQVYADPDSDRTRALGGHTLEHWTGTVVRLDRFRGGNRRATLEKHRAKPAGETATFKITDRGLSATDV; encoded by the coding sequence GTGACAGAGTCAGTCTCCACCGGCTGTGACGCGCTCGACGACCTCCTCGACGGCGGGTTCGAACGCGGCACCGTCACGCAGGTGTACGGTCCCTCCGCGGCCGGCAAGACGAACGTCGCGCTCTCGGCGGCGGTCCGGGTCGCCGCCGCGGGCGGCACCGTCGTCTACATCGACACCGAGGGCCTGTCGGTCGACCGCTTCCAACAGCTCGCGGAGGCGGTCGCCCCCGAGGACGTGGAGTCTGTGACCTCGCGGCTGATGATAAGCGAGGCGTACGACTTCGAGGACCAAGAGCAGGCCGTCCGCGACGCCGAGGAGTTCGCCGCCAGCGCCGACCTCATCGTCCTCGACTCCGCGACCGGGTTCTACCGGCTCGAACGGACCGCCGAGGGCGACGGCGGCGAGGCGCTGCGCCGGGTGGCCCGGCAGGTCACCCACCTGCTGTCGCTCGCGCGCAAACACGACCTCGCGGTCGTCCTGACGAACCAGGTGTACGCCGACCCCGACTCCGACCGGACGCGCGCGCTCGGCGGCCACACCCTCGAACACTGGACGGGGACCGTCGTCCGCCTCGACCGCTTCCGCGGCGGCAACCGCCGGGCGACGCTGGAGAAACACCGCGCGAAACCCGCCGGAGAGACGGCGACGTTCAAGATAACCGACCGCGGGCTCTCCGCGACTGACGTGTAG
- a CDS encoding CBS domain-containing protein: MDIADIATPDFIEVDVNERLGKVRSIFERENPKGIIVQDDGEYAGVIGEKQLINSHVEDNTKAAALTKAVPKIDRHENVREVARMLVEGDTKVAPVYEGEKQYGIITQDAILEAVLDNLDALTVEQIYTDDVVTVGERDHLGQAINRLREHGVSRLPVVNDEGRLEGILTTYDLVEFMVRDEGRQGKQDRRGDTDRMLDLPVYDLMTSPARTATPDESVRDAVARMLEHDIAGLVVTPADDDGEVLGVVTKTDVLRALTYTEEEQMDVQVTNIGLIETLSRADINSAITEVADKYQRMSVLHAHVRFHEHKEKLRGTPLIQCQIRLRTSHGQLAGSGEGYGAEHAFHVALDKLERNVLEVKGFEADERYRGQLLRKLNEL, from the coding sequence ATGGATATTGCTGATATCGCCACTCCTGATTTCATCGAGGTCGACGTTAACGAGCGATTAGGCAAAGTCCGCTCCATCTTCGAGCGGGAAAACCCTAAGGGCATCATCGTTCAGGACGACGGCGAGTACGCGGGCGTCATCGGTGAGAAGCAGCTCATCAACTCGCACGTCGAAGACAACACCAAAGCGGCCGCGCTGACGAAGGCCGTCCCCAAGATAGACCGTCACGAGAACGTGCGCGAGGTCGCGCGCATGCTCGTCGAGGGCGACACGAAGGTCGCGCCGGTCTACGAGGGCGAAAAACAGTACGGCATCATCACGCAGGACGCCATCCTCGAAGCCGTGCTCGACAACCTCGACGCGCTGACCGTCGAGCAGATTTACACCGACGACGTGGTCACCGTCGGCGAGCGCGACCACCTCGGGCAGGCCATCAACCGCCTCCGCGAACACGGCGTCTCGCGGCTGCCGGTCGTCAACGACGAGGGCCGCCTCGAAGGTATCCTGACCACCTACGACCTCGTCGAGTTCATGGTGCGCGACGAGGGTCGGCAGGGCAAACAGGACCGCCGCGGCGACACCGACCGGATGCTCGACCTCCCGGTCTACGACCTGATGACCAGCCCGGCGCGCACGGCGACGCCCGACGAGAGCGTCCGCGACGCGGTCGCGCGCATGCTGGAACACGACATCGCCGGGCTGGTCGTCACGCCCGCCGACGACGACGGCGAGGTGCTCGGCGTCGTGACGAAGACCGACGTGCTCCGCGCGCTCACCTACACCGAAGAAGAGCAGATGGACGTGCAGGTCACGAACATCGGCCTCATCGAAACGCTGAGCCGCGCCGACATCAACTCGGCTATCACCGAGGTCGCGGACAAGTACCAGCGGATGAGCGTGCTCCACGCCCACGTCCGCTTCCACGAGCACAAAGAGAAGCTCCGCGGCACGCCGCTCATCCAGTGCCAGATTCGGCTCCGCACGAGCCACGGGCAACTGGCGGGCAGCGGCGAGGGTTACGGCGCAGAACACGCGTTCCACGTCGCGCTCGACAAGCTCGAACGCAACGTGCTCGAAGTCAAGGGCTTCGAGGCCGACGAGCGCTACCGCGGCCAGCTGCTCCGCAAGCTCAACGAGCTGTAA
- a CDS encoding type II/IV secretion system ATPase subunit — MASPDKNSQTDRLDGEESFRADGAGTAELVPTTGPEAMAARASELPVPASDRIEYGPVEDLVDDEAADEDRPETLREAVLREVKAFFAEIDDETAFAPTPSEAFIEDQFFDFSFLEGVEAVEHYWVNKPFAFVSILYDHEKREHRYHVSEPRLDDFEDFVRDDLTKILRNSLLYRDLDADGDREDVFDDEAREIITEHAATVEDGSLWKLFYFLLRDFIHFGRIDPVMRDPGIEDISCDGDDVPVYVFHSVYRDVPTNVVFDDGDLSSFTIRLAQRAGKQVTVSDPLVDASLPDGSRVQLTLGSDVATRGSNFTIRKFSDVPLSPVDLVRWNTFSVEQMAYFWLAIENNRSLIFAGGTGSGKTTSMNAVSFFVPGHAKVVSIEDTREITLPHDNWIQSVTRDTFTADGRGEVSMYALLQAALRQRPEYLLVGEIRTEERVALTFFHSIATGHTAYTTFHADSSEGVVHRMRNEPLGVPAQMLSDLDIISVQKQIHLDGDRTRRNIAVTEIAGVHDDGEVELRDVFKRNPENDAHERVGDSVVLDEIAAERGWTKADLKYELDVRADVLRYIAASALDDYLTVSAVIRRFERDREGLLARVYAETSLVSVDENGEADESDDPVAGENDAAADDFDDEIEVSPETERLLADLFDIELDDDADGDSDDDADDDEVADAAEAEAAPAADESEAATPDAADESDDPDDVGTDWEVVGDDADAGADDAEADSAVAADASDASPDDPDDADETVTDDDREADDAR; from the coding sequence ATGGCGTCTCCTGACAAGAACTCCCAAACTGACCGCCTCGATGGCGAAGAATCGTTCCGAGCAGACGGTGCCGGCACCGCCGAACTGGTCCCCACGACCGGGCCGGAGGCGATGGCCGCCCGCGCGAGTGAACTACCGGTCCCCGCGTCGGACCGCATCGAATACGGCCCCGTCGAAGACCTCGTCGACGACGAAGCGGCGGACGAAGACCGCCCGGAAACGCTCCGGGAGGCCGTCCTCCGCGAGGTGAAGGCGTTCTTCGCCGAAATCGACGACGAGACGGCGTTCGCGCCGACGCCCTCGGAGGCGTTCATCGAAGACCAGTTCTTCGACTTCTCGTTCCTCGAGGGCGTCGAGGCCGTCGAACACTACTGGGTGAACAAGCCCTTCGCGTTCGTCTCCATCCTGTACGACCACGAGAAGCGCGAACACCGGTACCACGTGAGCGAACCGCGTCTCGACGACTTCGAGGACTTCGTGCGCGACGACCTGACGAAGATTCTGCGCAACAGCCTCCTGTACCGCGACCTCGACGCCGACGGCGACCGCGAGGACGTGTTCGACGACGAGGCCCGCGAGATAATCACCGAACACGCGGCGACGGTCGAAGACGGGTCGCTCTGGAAGCTGTTTTACTTCCTGCTTCGGGACTTCATCCACTTCGGCCGCATCGACCCCGTGATGCGCGACCCCGGCATCGAAGACATCTCCTGTGACGGCGACGACGTGCCCGTCTACGTCTTCCACAGCGTCTACCGGGACGTGCCGACGAACGTCGTCTTCGACGACGGCGACCTCTCGTCGTTCACCATCCGCCTCGCGCAACGCGCGGGCAAGCAAGTGACCGTCTCCGACCCGCTCGTGGACGCGAGCCTCCCGGACGGCTCCCGCGTCCAGTTGACTCTCGGCTCCGACGTGGCCACCCGCGGGTCGAACTTCACCATCCGGAAGTTCTCGGACGTGCCGCTGTCGCCGGTCGACCTCGTGCGCTGGAACACCTTCAGCGTCGAGCAGATGGCGTACTTCTGGCTCGCCATCGAGAACAACCGCTCGCTCATCTTCGCCGGCGGCACGGGCTCCGGGAAGACCACCTCGATGAACGCGGTGTCCTTTTTCGTCCCCGGCCACGCGAAGGTCGTCTCCATCGAGGACACCCGCGAAATCACCCTCCCGCACGACAACTGGATTCAGTCTGTCACCCGCGACACGTTCACGGCGGACGGCCGCGGCGAGGTGTCGATGTACGCGCTCTTGCAGGCCGCGCTCCGACAGCGCCCCGAGTACCTGCTGGTCGGTGAGATTCGCACGGAAGAGCGCGTCGCCCTGACGTTCTTCCACTCCATCGCCACGGGCCACACCGCGTACACGACGTTCCACGCCGACTCCTCGGAGGGCGTGGTCCACCGCATGCGCAACGAACCCCTCGGCGTGCCCGCCCAGATGCTGTCGGACCTCGACATCATCTCGGTCCAAAAGCAGATTCACCTCGACGGCGACCGGACCCGCCGGAACATCGCCGTCACCGAAATCGCCGGCGTCCACGACGACGGCGAGGTCGAACTCCGCGACGTGTTCAAGCGCAACCCCGAGAACGACGCTCACGAGCGCGTCGGTGACTCGGTCGTCCTCGACGAAATCGCCGCCGAGCGCGGCTGGACGAAAGCCGACCTCAAATACGAACTCGACGTTCGCGCCGACGTGCTCCGGTACATCGCCGCCTCGGCGCTCGACGACTACCTGACCGTCTCGGCCGTGATTCGCCGCTTCGAGCGCGACCGCGAAGGCCTCCTCGCGCGCGTCTACGCCGAGACCTCGCTAGTCTCCGTCGACGAAAACGGCGAGGCCGACGAGAGCGACGACCCCGTGGCGGGCGAAAACGACGCCGCGGCCGACGACTTCGACGACGAAATCGAGGTCTCGCCTGAGACCGAACGTCTGCTCGCGGACCTGTTCGACATCGAGTTAGACGACGACGCGGACGGCGACTCGGATGACGATGCCGACGACGATGAGGTGGCTGACGCCGCCGAGGCGGAGGCCGCCCCCGCCGCCGACGAAAGCGAAGCCGCCACCCCCGACGCCGCCGACGAATCCGATGACCCCGACGATGTCGGGACCGACTGGGAAGTCGTCGGTGACGACGCCGACGCCGGCGCAGACGACGCGGAAGCCGATTCCGCTGTCGCCGCGGACGCCTCGGACGCGTCGCCCGACGACCCCGACGACGCTGACGAGACCGTGACCGACGACGACCGGGAGGCCGACGATGCCCGCTGA
- a CDS encoding type II secretion system F family protein has protein sequence MPADSSTSVPLPDYEVEQYFPREHFDESPEEVERLRQRYGYVRTYFKRHPAGHRDLQRWLNQTRVGTTYDLYLTQSMKLALVTAAFGSLVGLALTFVLARTGVLANASSPVSLGVATGYVAPLAPYKVPILGAALVALVGGLAAAGTYYARYYLPKSRAEMRGRSIDILLPHAIVYMYALSHGGMSFLEVIRSVADAPDYGEVSREFEMIARDMDLFGNDLFTALRNSRNLTPSINFEQFLDDLLSVLDSGGDVTAFLDRESATYLEEARDEQEDFIETLSMLSEVFVAAFVAAPLLLIVTLMVISFLGGDTLVQLYALNYLIFPLGMGLFLLLVDVLSSPYTQDTVRTKHDVTVLEELRTVAVDFLGAMRREVQRAREARWGGDGVASDGGFVDERLDDYRRENAVYELRTLVGDPLDIMRRQPYLSAVATVPLALLSVVGVLVLGLATPTLDAMLANPYNTTVWFVVLPFAIVAVPLTVFHELRTRRERTLERRFPDTLNLLSSANQMGISLVESLALVSRWSTGALADELRALRNDIRWNHDAHAALMAFATRLNVPQLSRVIRLIASGGRTSGDLSRVLSVAAEDTRNRYKLEKSRRRAMGSYIAIVVIGYFVYLFVILMIGASYLGPLAEMSVPTTASNGQSLPIGISSVPLTNFHVVFFHSALIQAVGSGLLAGKLADNSALSGLKYALGLSALALVAFALV, from the coding sequence ATGCCCGCTGACTCGTCGACTTCGGTCCCCCTGCCCGACTACGAGGTCGAGCAGTACTTCCCGCGCGAACACTTCGACGAGTCGCCCGAGGAGGTCGAACGACTGCGCCAGCGCTACGGCTACGTCCGCACGTACTTCAAGCGCCACCCGGCGGGCCACCGCGACCTCCAGCGCTGGCTGAACCAGACCCGCGTGGGCACGACCTACGACCTGTATCTCACCCAGTCGATGAAGCTGGCGCTCGTCACCGCGGCGTTCGGCTCGCTCGTCGGCCTCGCGCTCACGTTCGTCCTCGCCCGCACGGGCGTGCTGGCGAACGCGTCGAGCCCCGTGAGCCTCGGCGTCGCGACGGGGTACGTCGCCCCGCTTGCCCCCTACAAGGTTCCCATCCTCGGCGCGGCCCTCGTCGCCCTCGTCGGCGGGTTGGCGGCCGCCGGGACCTACTACGCTCGGTACTACCTCCCCAAGAGCCGCGCCGAGATGCGCGGCCGCAGCATCGACATCCTGCTCCCGCACGCCATCGTCTACATGTACGCGCTCAGCCACGGCGGGATGAGCTTCCTCGAAGTCATCCGCTCCGTCGCCGACGCGCCCGACTACGGCGAGGTGTCCCGCGAGTTCGAGATGATCGCCCGCGACATGGACCTGTTCGGTAACGACCTGTTCACGGCGCTCCGCAACTCGCGGAACCTGACGCCCTCGATTAACTTCGAGCAGTTCCTCGACGACCTGCTTTCGGTCCTCGACTCTGGCGGCGACGTGACCGCCTTCCTCGACCGCGAGTCCGCGACGTACCTCGAAGAGGCCCGCGACGAACAGGAGGACTTCATCGAGACGCTGTCGATGCTCTCGGAGGTGTTCGTCGCCGCGTTCGTCGCCGCGCCGCTCCTGCTCATCGTCACGCTGATGGTCATCAGCTTCCTCGGCGGCGACACGCTCGTCCAGCTGTACGCGCTGAACTACCTCATCTTCCCGCTGGGGATGGGGCTGTTCCTGCTCCTCGTGGACGTGCTCTCCTCGCCGTACACGCAGGACACGGTCCGGACGAAACACGACGTGACCGTCCTCGAAGAGCTTCGGACGGTCGCGGTCGACTTCCTCGGCGCGATGCGCCGCGAAGTCCAGCGCGCCCGCGAGGCCCGCTGGGGCGGTGACGGCGTCGCCTCCGACGGCGGCTTCGTCGACGAGCGACTCGACGACTACCGCCGGGAAAACGCGGTGTACGAGCTTCGGACGCTCGTCGGCGACCCGCTCGACATCATGCGCCGCCAGCCGTACCTCTCGGCGGTCGCCACGGTTCCCCTCGCGCTCCTGTCGGTCGTCGGCGTCCTCGTGCTCGGCCTCGCGACGCCGACGCTCGACGCCATGCTCGCGAACCCGTACAACACGACGGTCTGGTTCGTCGTCCTCCCGTTCGCCATCGTCGCGGTCCCCCTGACGGTGTTCCACGAGCTTCGGACCCGCCGCGAGCGCACGCTCGAACGGCGCTTCCCCGACACGCTGAACCTGCTGTCGAGCGCCAACCAGATGGGTATCTCGCTGGTCGAGTCGCTCGCGCTCGTCTCCCGCTGGTCGACCGGCGCGCTCGCGGACGAACTCCGCGCGCTCCGCAACGACATCCGCTGGAACCACGACGCCCACGCGGCGCTCATGGCGTTCGCCACCCGGCTCAACGTCCCGCAGCTCTCGCGGGTCATCCGGCTCATCGCCAGCGGCGGCCGCACCAGCGGCGACCTCTCGCGCGTCCTCAGCGTCGCCGCGGAGGACACCCGCAACCGCTACAAACTGGAGAAGTCCCGCCGTCGCGCGATGGGCTCGTACATCGCCATCGTCGTCATCGGGTACTTCGTCTACCTGTTCGTCATCCTGATGATCGGCGCGAGCTACCTCGGCCCCCTCGCCGAGATGTCCGTGCCCACGACGGCGTCGAACGGACAGTCGCTCCCCATCGGCATCTCGTCGGTGCCGCTGACGAACTTCCACGTGGTGTTCTTCCACTCCGCGCTGATTCAGGCGGTCGGCAGCGGGCTCCTCGCCGGCAAACTGGCCGACAACAGCGCCCTCAGCGGGCTGAAGTACGCCCTCGGACTGTCCGCGCTGGCGCTCGTCGCCTTCGCACTGGTGTAA